Part of the Halorhabdus utahensis DSM 12940 genome, CGGCGCGGTCGTCCAGGCCGAGGACGAGTTGTCGGCGATCAACATGGCGCTGGGCGCGGCCAGGGCCGGCGCGCGGGCGATGACCGCCACATCCGGGCCGGGGATCGACCTGATGAACGAGACGTTCGGGCTGGTCGCCACCAGCGAGACGCCCCTCGTGATCGCGAACGTGATGCGTTCGGGGCCATCGACCGGGATGCCCACAAAGCAGGAACAGGGTGACCTGAACGCGATGCTCTATGGCGGCCACGGTGAGATCCCCCGGTTCGTCCTCGCGCCGACGACCATCGGGGAGTGTTTCGACCGGACCGTCGAGGCGTTCAACCTCGCCGAGAAGTACCAGATCCCGGTGTATCTCACCGCGGACCTCGCACTGGCTGTCACCGAGCAAACCTACTCGCCGGAGCGCTTCGACATGGAGGGCGTCGAGATCGACCGCGGAAAGGTGGTCGACGCCGACGAGGTCGGGGAGTGGCTCGACGAGAAAGGGCGCTTCAAGGCCCACGCCGCGACCGAGGACGGCGTCAGCCCGCGGGCGCTCCCGGGGACACCCGACGCCGCACACATGACGACGGGCCTCGAACACGACGAGTTGGGTCGCCGGACCGAAGAGGAGGACGTCCGCGTCGAACAGGTACAGAAGCGCCAGCGGAAGGTCGACACCGCCCGCGACCGGGAGGCCTTCGACTACCGGGAGTTCGGGGATAGCGATGCCGAAACACTCGTCATTTCGTGGGGTTCCAACGAGGGAGCGATGCGGGAAGCCCTGGGGATGCTCGACGATCGCGGGATCGACGTTCGGTTCCTCTCGGTGCCGTATATCTATCCGCGGCCTGATCTGACCGACGAGGTCGAGGCTGCGGAGGACGTTATCGTCGTCGAGTGCAACGCGACGGGGCAGTTCGCGGACTTAATCGAGCACGACACGCTGAGCCGCGTCCAGCGCGTCACGAAGTACACGGGCGTCCGATTCAAGGCCGACGAACTCGCCGACGAGATCGAAGGGGCGATCGCCGGCGAACGCGCCCCACAGGAGGTGAAACGATGAGTTCCGACACGCACTTCACGGACTTCAAATCCGACAAGCAACCGACCTGGTGTCCCGGCTGCGGTGACTTCGGGACGATGAACGGCATGATGAAAGCCCTCGCCGAGACCGGTAACGATCCCGACAACACGTTCGTCGTCGCCGGGATCGGCTGTTCGGGCAAGATCGGGACGTACATGCACAGCTACGCGCTGCACGGCGTCCACGGCCGCGCCCTCCCGGTCGGAACCGGCGTGAAACTCGCCAACCCTGACCTGGAAGTGATGGTCGCCGGCGGGGACGGCGACGGCTACTCGATCGGCGTCGGCCACTTCATCCACGCCGTCCGGCGGAACATCGACATCACATACGTCGTGATGGACAACCGCATCTACGGCCTGACGAAAGGGCAGGCCTCGCCCACCTCGCGGCAGGGGTTCGAAACCTCGACGTCGCCGGACGGCACCGTCGAGCCCCCAGTCAATCCACAGGCGCTGGCGCTGGCTGCCGGTGGCACCTTCATCGCCCAGTCCTTCTCCTCGGACTCACAACGCCACACCGAACTCGTCAAGCAGGCGATCGAGCACGACGGTTTCGGCTTCGTGAACGTCTACTCGCCATGCGTGACGTTCAACGACGTCGACACCTACGACTATTTCCGGGACGCGATCGTGAACCTGGACGAAACCGATCACGACCCCACCAACTACCAGAGCGCCCGCGACAAGATCATGGATCCGAGTACCGAGCACATCGGTATCCTCTATCAGAACGAGGAGAGCGTGCCCTTCAGCGACCGTGAGGGGATCGACGCGAACATGGCCGACATTCCCGACGGCGCGCCGGAGCGAGCCGATCGACTGGTCCGGGAGTTCTACTGAACGCACGACGTTGCTTGCCTGACTGGCCAAGGGTTATAAATTAACGGCCGGAGTATCGACCAGAGTGATGACAGAGGATACCACACCCGCGATCACGGACGACCATCGACTCCTGCTCGGCGCAGGGTTCGCCTTCGGCGTGATGATGACACTCCTGGTGCTGGTGCTCGTCCTCGTTCTGGACGGCACGTTCGCCGTCGACGACCTCGTGACGACGTCGGACGGACTGATCGCGGTCGCGGGGATCGTCTTTGCGGGCATCCTCGGGATCGCGATGTACGTCCTCGCGTTCCCGGACAACCGGGCCATGATCCCGATCGCAAAGGACGACGAACGAGCCCGGGAGTAACGCCCGCATCGACCTTGTCGACGGACCGATGCGCGCGGCGAGCGGACTGCCGGTGACGTCGGGTTTTTGCCCGGCTTCGAGAAACATCACCCATGACCGAATTCGATCCGGACCGCTTCACCGACAAGTACGAGCACTACTTCACCGAGCTCCAGCAGGCCTATCGCCGGGCGTTCGAAGCGATGTCGGAGCGCCACGACTCCGACCTGATCCACGGGATCGACCAGCGAATCCTCGCCGAGAGCGAGCCCTTCTACGAGGGAGACGGCGAGTTTCGGATCGACCTGCCCGACGACGCCAGTGATCGACTCCCCGACGTGGACGCCGACCGCCTGGAGACGGTCCTCGGGGAGTACACCGGCGAACTCGAAACCCAACTGCGCTCCGTCTTTGATTTCGAGGAGGCGTGGTAGTTGTCGGAGTCCAAAGGCCTAAAGCCACAGCTCGGCTACGTGAGGATACAATGAGCACAGAGTCACAGGAAGGGTCGTCCGATCTCGAACAGCGCGTCGTCAACTTCCTGCGGCGCAACTTCCCGCAGATCCAGATGCACGGCGGCTCGGCCGCGGTACAGGATCTCGACGAGGAGGCCGGCGAAGTGACGATCATGCTCGGTGGCGCCTGCAGCGGGTGTGGTATCTCGCCGATGACGGTTCAGGCGATCAAGTCCCGCATGACCAAGGAGATTCCCGAGATCAACACCGTCCACGCCAACACCGGTATGGAGGGTGGCGGCA contains:
- a CDS encoding 2-oxoacid:acceptor oxidoreductase subunit alpha — translated: MVNDLNWAIGGEAGDGIDSTGKIFARALSRAGRHVFTSKDFASRIRGGYTAYKVRTAVERVESVVDRLDILIALTERTIDENLDELQEGSVIIYDGEQTTMADVEVPDGMIGLEVPLNSLAEEAGGAIMRNVVALGAASEVADFPVEYLDEALVKRFGEKGEAIIANNREAARLGRDYVREETDCSHEFALETTDEDYVLLNGDEAIGMAAIAAGCRFYAGYPITPATDVMEYLTGRIEAFGGAVVQAEDELSAINMALGAARAGARAMTATSGPGIDLMNETFGLVATSETPLVIANVMRSGPSTGMPTKQEQGDLNAMLYGGHGEIPRFVLAPTTIGECFDRTVEAFNLAEKYQIPVYLTADLALAVTEQTYSPERFDMEGVEIDRGKVVDADEVGEWLDEKGRFKAHAATEDGVSPRALPGTPDAAHMTTGLEHDELGRRTEEEDVRVEQVQKRQRKVDTARDREAFDYREFGDSDAETLVISWGSNEGAMREALGMLDDRGIDVRFLSVPYIYPRPDLTDEVEAAEDVIVVECNATGQFADLIEHDTLSRVQRVTKYTGVRFKADELADEIEGAIAGERAPQEVKR
- a CDS encoding 2-oxoacid:ferredoxin oxidoreductase subunit beta; protein product: MSSDTHFTDFKSDKQPTWCPGCGDFGTMNGMMKALAETGNDPDNTFVVAGIGCSGKIGTYMHSYALHGVHGRALPVGTGVKLANPDLEVMVAGGDGDGYSIGVGHFIHAVRRNIDITYVVMDNRIYGLTKGQASPTSRQGFETSTSPDGTVEPPVNPQALALAAGGTFIAQSFSSDSQRHTELVKQAIEHDGFGFVNVYSPCVTFNDVDTYDYFRDAIVNLDETDHDPTNYQSARDKIMDPSTEHIGILYQNEESVPFSDREGIDANMADIPDGAPERADRLVREFY
- a CDS encoding DUF5783 family protein encodes the protein MTEFDPDRFTDKYEHYFTELQQAYRRAFEAMSERHDSDLIHGIDQRILAESEPFYEGDGEFRIDLPDDASDRLPDVDADRLETVLGEYTGELETQLRSVFDFEEAW
- a CDS encoding NifU family protein; the protein is MSTESQEGSSDLEQRVVNFLRRNFPQIQMHGGSAAVQDLDEEAGEVTIMLGGACSGCGISPMTVQAIKSRMTKEIPEINTVHANTGMEGGGMGGMEESSSPGDSRGGSLDSDDDEGPSAPF